Within the Leptospira paudalimensis genome, the region TATTTTTTCAAAAATTTTGGACCTCTGAAAAATCCAAATGGGGACAGTATTGGAAAGCGATTTGGGAAGAGATCAACCCATCTTCTTTTCCATAATCCTCCAATAGTACGAAGATCGTTTCCAGTCTTCGATAAAACCGCAGTGACCACCTTTTGCTTCAATGACCACATCAATGTAAGCTGATGATGGAATTTCAGTGAACTCTTTCCAAGGGATGACTGGATCATCCATGGATGTCAAAATGGTTGTTGGGACTTTGATGGTTTTAAAGAAAAGATCATTCAAAGTATAAGACAAAAAATATTCATCTACCGAACGAAACTTAGAAAACTCCTTCACCATTTTTTCTGTTAAGTCCATGACTGATTGGTATTTGTCCAAATCATCAAAGGAATACAGATGAGGGAAGAGTTGGCCTTTTTTCACAAGGGATGATTTCCATGAATTTAAAAAATATTTCCGTAAGAATGGATGGTCATCCATTTTGATTGTGGCACGTTTTGGATCAAGTGCTGGGCTAAAGGCAAAACAATGTTTGAGCCCTGGGATTTTCTCATCCGCTTTTGCAGTGCTATGCCTACCTGCCATTCGAAGTACAAAATTTCCACCCAGTGAAAACCCAGCCAAATAGACTGGAAGTTTGGACTTCACTGACTTTGCAAGTGTGAGTACCGCATCATATGTTTCTTCGAGTAAACTTCCATTGAAGATCCCTTCGTTTAAATGGTGGGTGTCTCCATGGTCTCTCAGATTCAACCGATAGACTGAATAATCTTTTGCTAAAAAATGTTTGGTGGTCCGAATGATGTAGCTGGAATGGATACTCCCTTCCCAACCATGCACCAAAATCACAATGCCTTTGGGACTTGGAACTTCATGAATCCTTGCAAGGAGTGTGACTCCTTTTTTAGTTCTGACCGATCTCCACTCGCCTTCGAGATTTTTCCCATACGATTTGTCTGCCTTTGACTTAAAGGAAGCCATAAAGGACTGTACCATGGGACCTGAAAAAAGAGGGATTGGTTTGAATAAACTCATCTTGTATGCTTCCTAATCTGAAACGAAACTGTTATTTTTCAATAAATTAACAAAACCCTATCCTCATGGATGACTCTTTCCATTGACAAAGACTCCTCAATGGTTACAATTCCCACATGAGATACTTACCCATTCCCCTTCTCGTTTTTCTCTTCACTTGCCATACCTATACCCCTTGGAAATCCGGATGGAAACAAAAAGACGGATCCGAAGTATTCTATGCCGCAGTCTCTGCAAAAGCAAGTGAACAAGCGATCGAATCTGGTAGTTTGGCAATGCGAAGAACCACTTGCGTAAACGCAACGAACCTACTCTCTACTTCGTCTAAACTAACAAGTATTTTGTTGGAGAATGAATCTGTAGAGCTCTCAGAAACAGAAATCAAAGACTTGGGGCGCCTGATTGCCTCACACAAAATCAAACCCAAACAGGATTCTTGCCAATCGGAAGAAGGTGGTTTTTTCCTTCCGAGCCCTGCATGGGAAAATTGCCAATGTTTATACCTCATTGAATACCCAGGTGGTAGATCCCAATTCCGCCAAGACATCACCCAAGTCAAATAACCACTACGATTTCGGGGTGGCAAGCCAACGTTCCCAATAACGTTGTTGTAACCCCGTTAGTTCTTCCGGCCCTTTCAGTTTGGCAAGGGACAACCTCGTTGACTCAGACATCGTCTCACCCATCCACCTAAGGAACTGTTTCCATTTTTCTTCACACGAAGGTTCTGATCTCTTATGTATTTGATTTTGTTTTTGTACTGTATGATAAGAGCTCGCACTTCCAGCCAAATCTGCCTTGGATGCACTTCCTACACTCTCCCCTACTCGCCTCACA harbors:
- a CDS encoding YheT family hydrolase codes for the protein MSLFKPIPLFSGPMVQSFMASFKSKADKSYGKNLEGEWRSVRTKKGVTLLARIHEVPSPKGIVILVHGWEGSIHSSYIIRTTKHFLAKDYSVYRLNLRDHGDTHHLNEGIFNGSLLEETYDAVLTLAKSVKSKLPVYLAGFSLGGNFVLRMAGRHSTAKADEKIPGLKHCFAFSPALDPKRATIKMDDHPFLRKYFLNSWKSSLVKKGQLFPHLYSFDDLDKYQSVMDLTEKMVKEFSKFRSVDEYFLSYTLNDLFFKTIKVPTTILTSMDDPVIPWKEFTEIPSSAYIDVVIEAKGGHCGFIEDWKRSSYYWRIMEKKMG